GGCCTCCCCAGCTCCCTACATTGTGAGATCCCTATTTTAAAATCGCCCTAAACAGAAACACGGGCCATCAGCGGACAAAGCAAGGAGCGAAGTAGTAAACACATCTTTTTGttatttcttttctgttaaaCACCTAAAAACCAATGACATCTCTTTATCTGTACAGTCACACGAAATCCACGCCAGGGGTCCATAGATTAGAGACAATATAAATTACATCCAATGACACACGTTGCATTTCTCTGCTGCTTTACAAATGGGAGTTCTAGAGCTGGCAGGACACAATGAATAGTtgcttagaatatcagggttcgaagggacctcaaagtaggaccaatccccaatttttgcaccagatccctaaatggccccctcaaggcttgaactcacaaccctgggtttagcaggccaatgctcaaaccactgagctatccctcccaccttTGAGTCTTTACAGGAGGCTGCCATGTGGAACTAGTTTGTATGCGCTGCAAAACACGTCACACACCCATTCCTCTCTGGACTGGCTCTCTGGGCGCCGTCAAGAGACCATCCACGATTGCTGGTTGTCCCAGTGATCTACCTGCACTTCCGGGGAGATCTCTGGGAAATTCGTGCTGTGGGAACGATGGAGCATTCCCCTAGAGGTGTcccagctccaggctgaggtACAGATGGTCTTGTAATTTGCTGAGCAAACCATGAGGCAAATCCCAGAAGAacacagagaaggggaaggggcaCTCCATCCTGGTAGAGGAGATTATTGATTGTTTACTGCCAGGGAACAGAGCCTTTGGACAGTTGGGATTCCTCAGGGCCTGCCCCTGTCTGGATTTTCAAACAGTGCCCTCCTCAGAATCGAGCCAGGAAGAACAAAGATGCAACCGGTCTGAAATGAGATCACTCGGAGAGGAGCAGGGGCTTAGTAGCAAACAAGCAAAACtccccccccgcactccctgGGCACTGCCTTTCTTAGAACTTTGCCCCAACCCCACAGCTGCCCTCCTGTGTGATGAAGAGGGACAGGGCTAGAGGTGGTGACACTCCAGCCTGTCAGCGAGGGGCTTGAGGAGATCTGACTGGTCACCCTGAAGTACAAATCTGGGAGATCACTGGCACCTCCCGCCTCGCTTTGCCTGAGCCCCCTGGGAGCTAATGGAATCAAAGGGCCACGTCAAAAGGAGCACTTCAAATGCTGGGAGGAGGCCAAAGGCAAATGTCAGAAACCACTCGAATACTGGCCAGGTTTCTCCCTTTGCATCtctgaggggaggaggcagggcagggagggcccAAAGGATTCAAAACCTCGTGGCTATGAAGTGAATCAGAGTGTTAATGTGCCAGGATGGGATTTCCCAGATACTATTAGCTCCCAGATTAGCACAGCAAATGCAATCAGTGACTGACTCCTCCACTCCCCCGGGAATGGTGCCCTTCAGCGAAAGATGAACTGTGCTCCTCGAACACCTGCAGGGAGCTCGgtgctgggaagagcagggtCTTTAATAAGGGACAGATACCATTCCAGCCAACCGCCCACCCCTGCACGCTCTCTCTGTGTGGATGTGTGCCCAGTGCCCGGAGGGCACCGTTGTAGCTCCTCTGTCTGGTGTTTAGCACCCGCATTTGCACAGGCAGTTGGCTGAGCCCCAGGAGTGAGTGGGCCCCGCTTAGGTGCGTACCACCAGCTGTTTGCACACACAGTCGtagggtgggttgggggggtgagCCCTTTAGCAGGTGGAGTCATTTGCGCGAGCAAAGTGGGTCTGAAAATCGGAGGCCAGCCTGTCTCTGTGTCCCGTGATGGTCTCTAGGCATGGGCCCATCTTGCCAGCACGCCACCCTGACCAGCTGGGgtgctctcccctcctcccaggcagcagcagccaaCTCTCCTAACATGAAACGACTTTCACAAATGCCAACATCACAGTCACCACAACCGTTTGCAGTACCACGAGGGAGCAGTAGGGGGaggcggggaaggaggagagggtgaGCTGGGGAAGGGCTATATGAGGTCTGGCTgctctctggggcaggcccaTGACGGTCCAGGGGGTCTAACTCTGAGGACAGGGGCTGATTCTTTAGCTCCCAGCCGGACCGGCTGTTCAACCTCTCCTCATCCAGCACAGACCATCGTCCCCTCCTGCtgcgctcctccccccccaaccgaGGTCACATCTATAGGAACACTGACCAGCGCCAACTCAGACACACCAGCGCCACCCAGAGGGCAGGGAGGGTCCGGGGATGCCCCGAGGGGGCTGTGTTGCCCGGGCTCAGCTCCCGTGTCCTTTCATAGAGGTGCAGCTTGTCCTTGTTGGAATGAAGCATCTTCACGTCCTCGAAAGCGTAATAAGCTGCCAGAGTGAAGTTGACGTCCCCCGTGGTCAGGAGGTCGAAGACGCAGGACTGGAAGTACAGGTCCTCCACGGGGAGCTTCTCCCGGCACTTGGCCATGGCCATTTCGTAGGTGAAGAACTCGGGGGAGGAGACGAGGCTGGGCCCTTTCCTCCGAGCCCGGCCTTCCGTGCCCTGAGCAGAGCGGAAGGTCTGGAAGTCAATCTGTTGGTTAAGCGGGCAGCCCCGGAGGCAGAGGTAAAGGCCCTGGTTGTCCCTGTCCTCCACGGCGTTCACTACCTCCTCGGGCATGCGCACGGCGAAGGTGAGGTAATGTCCCACCTGCCTCACCACAATGGTGGTGCCGATGTACTTGGCTTGGATCTCGATGTGCTGGCCAGACACCTTCTCGGTGATCTTCAGGCTGTTGGCGCCATGCTTGTCGCCGCCGTTCTTGGAGCCGTCAGCGAAGGCAGCCGGGAGCTCGTCCATCTCTGCCTGGTACACTTTCTGGTCCACGCACTCCTGGAAGCTCTTGAAGATGATGGTGAGCTGTGAGGGGatagggaggagagaagggggcatTAACCAATGCTGATAACCCATTGAGCTCGGTCACCAGTACATTTCATTAATGAGTACAAGGGGATTTAGGTCTGACTGGTTCATTCATCAATCACCGCCACGTGCCTCCAGAAACGGTTTGGAACCCGGAGAATCAGTCTTTTGGGGCATTTTAAATTTCACAAGCACAGAGTTCCCACTACGAGATTTCCCCCTCTTATGCACAAGGCCACCAGGCTTCAGCCTACAGGCAGATGCATCAAGGGGCATATCAGCTACACACAGGAAGGAACCAGAGACAGGACTAGAACCCAAAGGTCAAGCTGCCAAATCCCACAGAAGTTACTTGTTGGAGCTGAGCTGTGTCTCTGAGacctgggagcagagggggagggagaagagaggaaagtcCATTGATTAGCCCCAATATGCGTCATGTCCCCAAGCCACTGACCTATTCATTGTTCTTTACACTTAGCTCATGCTTCCCTTCTTCAATTCACTGCAGGCCCCTTTGACAAGCCTGGGGGCCAGAGGGGTATCCAGCCCCTTGTGGTACGACCACAGAGAGGAAAAGGGACTTGCTCAAGACCATGCAGCAAGATGGCGGTTAGACTGTTTGtggctcccagttctgtgctcagGCTGACCCCCTCTCTCTAGCTGAAATTTCCCTGTCAGTCTACAGCAGGTTTTAATACCTCATAGGAGAGCTTACAGGGAGTTTAGAGCTTATATGGAGTCTATTTATTAGGGATGTATCTGAACCAAAGTGCTCTCAAAACCTCAGTGAAgttccaatctggatttaaaatacACAGCTGACAACCAGGCTCCTGGATCTGACTCCTGGGACATTTGGATCCATCCTGCTATTTATTTACATTGCTTCTGGAACAAACGCCAATTTCAAATGGCTCCCAGTGGGGCCCCGGCATTCCCCTTGGCTCtccccctcgggggggggggggatctgcaCCAGCCATTCTGCCCCAGATTTCCCATTGCTGCTCCCACCAGTTCAGTCCCACTTAGTACAGCAATGGGGGAGCTGTAGCACAGATCAGCCTCCACCCCTGCTCAGCATAGGTTTACACAACACAGGGCTTAAAATCCCTGCAGCCTCCTGGAGCCAAAGTGGGTACCACTGATGGAGCTGAACTGGTTGCGGGAACAGTGGGGAATTCTAGGTAATACTTCCTAGTATAGCCGAGGCTATCCACAAAATACCAGCCACCCCAGGCCCTGTTTTGGCAGCAACACAATGCCCATTTCTTTGCCCCTGCAGAACACCCTCTTAGTCTGAAGGATTTAAGTGGAGTTAAAAGGTGTGTCCCTGTTTTCCTCGCCAGATATCTCTATTAAAGCTTTCAGGTGTTGGCAGGTAAGCACCAGGTTACTGGAGGTTGTATCCTCTCGCTGAGAACACCCTGCTCCAGTGAACAGCACCAGAGCGAAAGCCTGATGGCACACAGACACCATCCGCCTTGCAGCCAACCTACAGAGCGAGGGCTGCCTGTTCCAACAGTTCTTTCTGCTGGGTAAACTTGCTGAGTCACCACACTGAGCAATGACTCATCACTTCTCagcaccatagaatcatagaatatcagggttggaagggacctcaggagatcatctagtccaaccccttgctcaaagcaggaccaatccccaatttttgccccaaatccctaaatggccccctcaaggattgaactcacaaccctgggtttagcaagctaatgctcaaaccactgagctatccctccccccatcctgatGCAACATGGTGCAGCGCCCCAAATAAATTCCAGGACCAAAAGGCCCAGCAAGCTGCAGGCCAGCCCTCATTGAAACTGTGATGCTTCCCACTCTAAACAGGGATGGTGGCAAACCCTCTCCTCAGTCACCCCAGGAATACTGTGTAAAGGGCCAGACATGGATCGATGCTCCCCCAAGACCTGCTAAGCAAGCAGATCCCTTCTCACCAGCCACCCTACCTTCCTCTGGATCAGGGTAGCTGAAATGTGTTCCCTTCCAGCTTTAGCACTCATGCAGCAAAGAGGAATTCAGCCACAGTGTCCCTCAGCTCCAGAGCCAGTGTCCCTCAAGCAGAAGCCAGATTTAACActtaagctaaaagaaaaggagtacttgtggcaccttagagactaacaaatttattagagcataagcttttgtgagctacagctcacttcatcggatcacgaaagcttatgctctaataaatttgttagtctctaaggtgccacaagtactccttttctttttgcgaatacagactaacacggctgctactctgaaacacttaaGCTGTGTCACTTTGAGTTCCATTGTGCTACAACTGGGCATTTGCCACTGGATTTACTCAGCGCTGCACCCGGTCCCTGGAGAACATTTATCTTGGCTGCCACAGCGCAGCAAGAACAGATTGCGCCCCACAAAATGCCTTGTCCTGACCACAGACACAATTACTACAGCTAAAGCAGCTGGGAAGCCAGCACTAGAAACCCAGCTCTTCAGCTCCAAACCACAGGCTTTCCCATGTCAGCCAACACTCTCTCTTACCCATCATCGGCCCTACAGCATGCCAGGTGACTTATCCTCCCCGGGGGACTAGCCACTGGGGGCACCACCACACACAAACAGCCAGAGCGGTATGGAGATGGTGACAAGGGAACATGATCCCTGAGGCTCCCCCACTTCCAACAGGTTTTCTTCTCCTCTGGCATTAAAACCGTGGTTGGTTGTGAGGGGGTGGATGGATGAGAGGGTCGGAAGTCTAGCTGGGGCCGGATGGTTCAGGCAGACTGGGCAGGGAGCCTTTCACCTTATGGTGACTGGTTCAAATCAAATGCTGGTCAGCAGAGAGCAACAGAGGTGACCACCCTACGGCTGTGTGGTGGCACACATGAAacgcattgtgtgtgtgtgtcctgttcCCATCACAGCTGGCACTCACTCGCCCCCTCGATGGCAGAGGTACCACAGAGGCCAAGTTGAAACCTGGCCTTGGATACTGAGCGACTTGCTCTCCTCTCCAGACAGCGCCTGCCCATCTGGCTTTGAGGCAACGCGGAGAGATCtccccctgctcagcctgctctgGAAATGAAGAGAGGGCTTCTAGCCTCAGCGCTGTCAGCCTGGCATGACATTCGCTTCAAAATTAAAAGGACACAGCCAAGGAAGCCACTAACGTATGGGgctgaattcccccccccccacccggtgGGGGTCTCTGCAGAGAGACACAAATAGCAGCATCATTCTTCTGCAACCAACAAACTGCATGTTATCTGCCCACCCCCCTGCAGCTGAGTGCAGGGCCTGGGACAACTAGACAGGACAGGCGATGCGCACAAAGAGCAcgggacctctctctctctctctctctctctctctctctctctctctcgcagtGGGGGCCTTGGCAAGAAGGTGAGTTTTCACACTGCTCTGCAGGCTCCTTCAGCTGCCATCTCTGTCACTTTACATAGGCCACAAAATAAACAGGAGGGTGGGTTCAGCAAGTTTTACTTGTTGCCAGCCATCTCTGGCACCTTGTCATCTGCCTCCTGTTCCCATCCCTGAATAGGAGTGTCGCAGTGCCCTGCAAAGGAAtctggcaggggggtgggggtctggaacACAACCGCAGCTGCAATGCCAACGTGTGTGTTTGTGGTTTGCCTTCAGGGGCCGCTGCCAGCCTTAGATCCCTGGGCTTGCCCCCTTCACGATCTGACCCTTTCTTCGCAACCCAGACCTACGCCAGGGATGATACATCTCCTCTGACGATGCTCAGAGGGGGGCCAGAAGTGGTGGTGAGAAACCAGAGTCCATCTAAGGGGGGTGGGGAACCAGGGAGATGGGCTTGATTTTCTGaccaggactctgtacttgtggGGGGCTCGGACTCTTGTCTCAATCCGCTGAATAACCTGGCAGTAGTGGATGAGACTCACCAGCTTTCTGGGACCCTTTTGTGGGCAGCAGTGGGAGAAAAAGTGATTAAAAGGGTCCCCAAGGGAACAGTATCAGAACGTCACCATCCCCCACGGGACAGCCCACCCGCCCCGTGCCTTTACCTTGGTCGTTGCAGTCGCTGAGGACCCGGGTAGCACCGGAGTGTTGGTGACCTGGACATTCAGGTAGTTATTGTCTATGAGTGGCCAAGCCCCCTGCACTTTGCAGGTCTGGAAGCTGTCTGTGAAAGTCCTGAGGTGGGGGTCCCCAAAGAGCCCGCAGTGGGTGTA
Above is a window of Dermochelys coriacea isolate rDerCor1 chromosome 10, rDerCor1.pri.v4, whole genome shotgun sequence DNA encoding:
- the RGMA gene encoding repulsive guidance molecule A, translated to MQPIRERIVVKARAGWMGMGRGAGSTALGFFQILPVFLCIFPAATSQCKILKCNSEFWAATSGSHHLGTEEAPEFCTALRTYAHCTRRTARTCRGDLAYHSAVHGIDDLMVQHNCSKDGPTSQPRLRTLPPGDSQERSDSPEICHYEKSFHKHSAPPNYTHCGLFGDPHLRTFTDSFQTCKVQGAWPLIDNNYLNVQVTNTPVLPGSSATATTKLTIIFKSFQECVDQKVYQAEMDELPAAFADGSKNGGDKHGANSLKITEKVSGQHIEIQAKYIGTTIVVRQVGHYLTFAVRMPEEVVNAVEDRDNQGLYLCLRGCPLNQQIDFQTFRSAQGTEGRARRKGPSLVSSPEFFTYEMAMAKCREKLPVEDLYFQSCVFDLLTTGDVNFTLAAYYAFEDVKMLHSNKDKLHLYERTRELSPGNTAPSGHPRTLPALWVALVCLSWRWSVFL